A stretch of Lathyrus oleraceus cultivar Zhongwan6 chromosome 6, CAAS_Psat_ZW6_1.0, whole genome shotgun sequence DNA encodes these proteins:
- the LOC127095648 gene encoding uncharacterized protein LOC127095648, translating into MDQLEQNQAAMREDMTTVKAHMGQLVEALQALARGQEEMRQANLRASTANPAVVTIPVNPQGGAGTPVVAQLPPERDPVYQNANQTFDIPANGRFQPEIDEQQDAFFTTKADSVYEAFGPSPADIERRFQMVDERFKAMQGPDTFGLDAADMCLVPDAKIPPKFKVPSFEKYQGVTCPKTHIRAFCRKMAAHSSDEKLLMHFFQDSLSGASLEWYMQLERTHIRTWRELAEAFLKHYQYNSDMAPNRTQLQNLSQKPDESFKEYAQRWRDLAARVQPPLLERELINMFVDTLQGPYFEKMIGSTTSGFSDLVIAGERIENGLKIGKIQDTTAVANGAKKPYSGFSKKKEGETNAIAQGGDGGYQMPYYPVAAVTPNPYPQPAYVIPTSPPTMQYHQPYAPQQPVAQQNYYQQGRQGPRRPPRRFDPIPMPYGLLLAHLLKDSQVQLREAKAPPVPLPPGYDMNLSCEYHSGTRGHSIENCNIFKHKVQDLIDSKAISFKPNVPNNPVQASTSAVP; encoded by the coding sequence ATGGATCAGTTGGAACAGAACCAAGCTGCTATGAGGGAGGATATGACCACTGTGAAAGCTCATATGGGTCAGCTTGTTGAAGCCCTACAAGCTCTGGCTAGGGGACAAGAGGAAATGCGTCAGGCTAATCTGAGAGCCTCTACTGCCAACCCTGCTGTTGTGACTATACCAGTGAATCCACAAGGAGGAGCTGGTACGCCTGTTGTAGCTCAGCTACCTCCCGAAAGAGATCCGGTGTATCAAAATGCCAATCAGACGTTCGACATCCCCGCTAATGGGAGATTCCAACCTGAGATTGACGAACAACAGGATGCTTTCTTCACTACAAAAGCTGACTCAGTTTATGAGGCTTTTGGTCCTTCTCCTGCTGACATCGAAAGGAGATTTCAAATGGTGGATGAGAGATTCAAGGCGATGCAAGGTCCCGATACCTTTGGGTTGGATGCTGCTGACATGTGCTTAGTGCCAGACGCGAAAATTCCTCCCAAGTTCAAAGTCCCGAGCTTTGAAAAGTATCAAGGGGTCACTTGTCCAAAGACCCACATCCGAGCTTTCTGCAGAAAGATGGCCGCTCATTCTAGTGATGAGAAACTCTTAATGCATTTTTTCCAGGACAGTCTCAGTGGAGCTTCTCTGGAATGGTATATGCAGCTCGAGCGCACACATATAAGAACCTGGAGGGAACTTGCTGAAGCCTTCTTGAAGCATTATCAGTATAACTCAGACATGGCTCCCAATCGGACTCAGCTCCAAAACCTTTCTCAGAAGCCGGATGAAtcgttcaaagagtacgctcaaCGATGGAGAGACCTGGCTGCCAGGGTTCAACCCCCTCTTCTTGAAAGAGAGCTGATAAACATGTTCGTGGATACCCTTCAAGGGCCGTATTTTGAAAAAATGATTGGGAGTACCACCTCGGGATTCTCAGACTTGGTCATTGCTGGTGAGCGAATTGAGAATGGCTTGAAGATCGGTAAAATACAAGATACAACCGCTGTGGCAAATGGAGCAAAGAAGCCTTATTCCGGATTCTcaaagaagaaggaaggagagaccaatgctaTCGCTCAAGGGGGAGATGGAGGTTACCAAATGCCATACTATCCAGTGGCAGCAGTAACACCTAACCCATATCCGCAGCCAGCGTATGTCATTCCAACTAGTCCTCCAACAATGCAATATCATCAACCCTATGCTCCTCAGCAACCTGTTGCTCAACAGAACTACTATCAGCAGGGTAGACAAGGACCAAGGAGGCCTCCTAGAAGGTTTGACCCGATTCCCATGCCGTATGGACTTCTGCTAGCTCACTTGCTCAAGGATTCGCAGGTCCAATTGAGAGAAGCTAAGGCTCCTCCAGTACCTCTTCCTCCCGGGTATGACATGAACCTCAGTTGCGAGTATCACTCTGGGACGCGGGGGCATTCGATCGAGAATTGCAATATCTTCAAGCACAAGGTACAAGACTTGATAGACTCAAAAGCAATATCATTCAAGCCAAATGTTCCAAACAACCCCGTGCAGGCAAGTACATCTGCAGTGCCTTAG